The following is a genomic window from Anopheles aquasalis chromosome 3, idAnoAquaMG_Q_19, whole genome shotgun sequence.
TATTCAAGCTACTATATCATTTGTCTCAATTTTGTAGTAATCTGCATTTAAGCTCTTACATCGTTGTTATGcgctaaaaaaaaggattgcaTTTTCTCTATTGCAAGCCACAGATCTCATTAACTGCGCAAGAATCAACTTTTCACATAATAATTTCAACACCGGTTTTATGTCTATGGCTGGATAGAGGAATGGACAGAGAGATTGGGAAATacaaacattttcttttgtcaTGTACAGCATAATACACCAGGACTTGTGTTGAATCATGTACATGTTTGAATAGGAGATGGTGTAACACTACTAAGGAGAATTAACAGGAGCTTGAGAAAGATTCGAGAGCACATCATCTATGGTCTATGTCTCAGCAGATACAACACACCACAACGTGACACACCCACGCATACGCACAATGTGTAAGAGAAGATACAGACATACAGGTAGTGAATCGGTTACCATAGAAAAAGGAACAGCTCCAAGAGATGAGATTATACTTACAAATTATTTCACGAATGTTGGCTTGTTTTAAGTCAATCATTTTCTGTCTCTGCTCCATGCTCATATAGtcttccgtttccgattcATCCGACGGGCAATCGATAACGGCGGATCTGtgaaaacacatttaaaaagACATCAGTTAGCTTCTACTTTGGATCATTTTCTGAGGTTAATGCATACCGTATTGATTGAATCCAAACATTTTTATCCTTCGGATTTTGTACCTTTAGCTCGTACATTTCCGGGTACGCCGGGTTGGAGGATATGATGTAAATACCTCGCGACTCGGTACCAGCCTTCTCTCGAATCAGCAGCTTTTGTAGTGAGACGACACTGGCCTGAAAGGTCAGAAGGCAATGCATATCAACCATCGGCTCGTAGAGACCCATTTTAGCCTGGTCGTGATCTTACCTTGTTTTCTGGTGTAAAGAATGAATACTTGTGCGAGTTTTCCAGcaggaaaaataaacaatccgACAGCACGACCACTAGTACGGTCTGCATCTTGGATCGGCCCTGCATAAGCGTGGCCACCCCTTCGAATCGTAGCTTTCTGTTGCATGATATGATGTCAGATTTTTTGAATTTATCCTTTTTAAATATAGCGAACGACTTGGCATCGATACGTTTAAAAATTTCTAATTGACgatcttccttctccttgtcGGCGACTCGTGCATCAACGTCCACCAGAATCTCCTTCACCAGCGACATCGCCTTCTGCAGTTTCTCCTGCTCGATCTTGTCCTCGCGGGAGCTTTTCAGCAGCGGATCGATCAACAGCGGATATTTGGTGAGCCGCTGCGTCACAAACAGTATGCATTCCGGTATGCCCTTTTTCTTCAGCAGTGGGTTTTGCTGACAGTGCTTGTACCATTCGGCGAATACATTATCACCGGTCATGTAACACTTGAACGTATCAAGAGCCGAGCGATGGTTCGAGCAGAACTCACCGTACGCACTCTTCAGCTTTTGGGCGGACATGCAGGAAAAGAAATCAAGCAGGATGTCAGCAATGCTGTCCACTACATGATGCTCCCGCTGCTTCAGTCGCAGCTTACGCAGGAAAGCCGTATGCAACTCAGTCAGTTCCACTAGCCGGGGAAACATGCGCTCCAGGTTCAGGTGACTGAAATGCTTCTGCAGGCTTTCTACAAACACTTTCTGCATGACTAGTAACGTTTGAACATGATGCTTTTCAGTCATAATAAACTCGTAAATGTGCTCCTGGCGCTTAACCTGGTGAAATGGGAAACATACATCGATTACCTTCGCTTAATAAATCTCCAAAATTAGCAGACACTGTAACTTACTTGTTTATCTTTTAAGGTTTTCACCACTTCCTTCGGCACACTAGGGCTCCAGGAGTCATGCTCATCGATAGCAACGCCCAAGATCGGCTCGGCACCGAGATCATGCGGACCGATGGGCGTTTCGTGCAGGAACTCGTCCCGTATCAACGGAACGTCATCCGAGTAACTATAAAGTAAGAAACGTTACACACATGAAAGCCGACCGATTAATTTTCATCCCAACCGGGGAAAGCGTTTCAGTATAGCAACATGGCACATATTGcaaatcttcttcttcacaatTATCGGTATCTTCCTTTCGAAAAGCTTCGACACAGTAACACAGTTTAGACATGCTGGTTTTGGATAAACATTATATCATTTGCTTCGATTTAAAATGCCTCAAAACGCATTCAATTTAGAGAATTTATAGATATAAATATTATGTATAGAAAAGATATACTCAAGACAAATACATTCATATTAAGAGAGATAATAAGAGAGATAAGGAGAGCAAGAGAATAGAGCGGGagtagagagagacagagagagagaaacatagGGGTAGAGAGATATGATAGTACCAAAGGAAAGCATAACATGATGGAACTGTTGGACACGAAACTGAAGAacagaaaatgttttttttgtttcgttatttgtttttggatttgtttctATTCATAATATACTCACTTAGTGTTATCATTATGCACGTGGCCATCATAATAGTCTCTACCCTGATCATCGTGTTGCGAGGAATTGTGGCTATAGCAAGCGAAAgtaaatacaaaaaaacaacacatgAAAACgtataaataaatgaaactaaCTAAACGGTCCGCAACATAAAACGGCTAAGCTACGAACATAGTGAGTCACaaaggaacgaaagaaagTAGCGAAAGTAGCAAATGAAGGAGAATATATCGATATATAggtatatgtatatatttagTTATGTGtccataaataaatatataaatatattttcatagATAGCACAGAGTGGagtagagaagaagaagaagaagaagaagaacacaggagcacaccggcaccgcaaCCCGTTCGAGCGCAATCAAACGAGTGTGGACCATACGGTGTCGTAATGCTCCCAGGCATACTTTTAAAGAAGAGTGCGCAGCAGTGAAATTGGTGAGTTGAAGATTGCATTTGTGACGATAGCTTGTGAGAAAAGTATCAGTAATACAAAGAATACAGACAGATAGATAATGAAAGAGGATCAgcgagacagaaagagaggaaggaagaaaaaggatagACATagaaggagaaaggaaagaaaagtgcCTTTCCACGGTGGCCAAGGTGTAGGAGGAAAGATAGAGAAGTGTATTGTGATAGTGTTTCAAAGAGGACTCATTTTACAAGAATTTACTTCAATTGGATTTATGTCCACGAATCATTCAGTTCTATGTTATGTAATTTGACCAAAGTTTGAGTGTAAAGAATGCCTCTTTCATACTACTAATTGAATTGTTATGTTTTACTACGTCATTCTCCGGCACATAGAATCTGGCAATATGGCATCGTGAAACAAAGATATGACAACAACAGCTATGCACGATAGAAAATATAACTATTTGTTAGCGTTTAGATTTCGTAAGCGGAGACCACTGgcagaagacaaaaaaaaccgactgTTTTTTGTTAATGTAGTCCTGATCGATTCGAAACAAGGCTTTGCAGTTCGAGAAGACTTTGAAAAGTAAAGGATAGCAGTGGTTAGTAAAGAGAGAAGATATAAGAGAATCGGGTTTTTTAATAGTGAAGTGAAaagattttgtttgttctagCGTTACCTAGCGTGTTGTGATACCACGCCTAATTTGTTAGCAACCAATCGCCATGGAGAGTAACATCCGGTCATTTTTTTGCCACTATCATTgttttcaaatcaattgaaatTTTCGTAACGGTGGTTAGCATTAGTAATACACAAAAATAGAGATAGGTTTCATCATTTAATGTACTTGCAGAACAACTTTCGATAAGCATGGGTTATTAGTTTTAGTTGCACGAGATTATTCGAGCGCTAAACTGCAGATTATGGATATATAAGAAACACACCAAGTTGATCAAATGAATACAACTATTATAATCATTACTGGCATTAGTTAAAGCATCAGACAAGATAAATATGGGAGAAATAACCAAACGAAAGCATAAGAGTCGCTGCAGATATCAACTACATCGTTGAAGGTAAGCGTGATGTACATTTCCCACGTGTATATTACCACCTCCTCTATCCCGCCGACACAGAAGTGATGGTAATGGAGAAGTAATGAGAAGCATTGTGAGACCTCACATGTATGTATACTAAAGAAAAAAGTACTTCAAATCAGCTCATTCAGTTGCAAAGCGCAATACGCAACCTTCTTCTGTATCCATCTTCTATAGTTGAAGTCATTTCATGCCcgctttcttttgcttctacTGCTAAAAGCTTGCTAATAGCGTCCATGGTGCTATTATTCAGGGTGTCAAGCTGGATCGATtagcaaccaaaaaccaatcaaagGAATAAAAAGCGACAAAACTGAATCGGTTTAATAATCAAGTCATACTGAGCAAAAGCAATCCATCACTGCAGAGTCATATTGAAAGGTAACATTGTTTTAGTAGTAATAAGAATAAATTATGTATAGGTATATACACTAGCATgattatatatatatgtatacatAATTTAAAcgtatttttttatcatccaCATAAGAACAATGTCAAACTGTTGAAAAGACATTCCTAACACATACTTTTGTAGCTAGCTTCGAACGTTCCATGTTTATATGCAAAAAATCCATATCAGAATCACAAGTTTCATGAaccgaaaagaacaaaaccgaacaaagTAACAAAAACACATCGGGGATGCATAAAAACGAGACCAAATTTAGACTTCCACTTATTTAAATGGGCCTTGCAACCCATCACACAATTTGTTGAGTTAGTCAATTGTAGTTGTCAATTTTAaccaatgaaatgaaaatggcaGGCTACAGAGTTATAAGTATTTTTTAAAGTTCATTACAAAACGATTTAAGTGAAACTGATGCATCACAGCCGCTTTCTTAAACGCCGGACTAGGTTAAATACGAAGAGGGCAAAGGGGAAATCATTGAATAATAACGGTTATAGTTACCTATTTGTGGAACTCTTTTTGTTGGAGCCCGCTTTTGTTTGGGCTTGGAAATATTTctaaaaaggaaacaaacacgATATTGGTATACATTGCCCCACGTCGATTCATCCCAGAAGTATGATCTTCTTACCTTTGCTATCTTTGCCTTACACTCAACGGCATGCTCTTTGTAGCTGGCCAGGTTTATTACTGCTCCGCATGCTGCAAGAATTAAAGCATAATGTTCGATGCAATCGCCTGCATATTGTTTTATAGCACGCATTGATTAACACTCACCATCGCAAACGGAAGAttgtccttttgcttttgctttgtcCTTCTTCTTGCGGAAGAATAGGGAACCAcgttttcttcgcttctcatGATGTTCCGTGTATTCCTCACTAAAAGCGTatacgaaaacgaaacaatattACAACCACAAACGGTGCGCAATAGACACCGTTATAGTTTTAAGCCCAACCCAAACACATTGTTGAAGAAATAGTCTACACAAGATAGAGAACTGGAAATAGTTTTTGCTTTACGCGTTAGCAGAGAACTCAAGGagcaggaaaatgaaaaaccctTCGGCTAATCACAGTTTAAACATAACACGcagtgaaagagagatagagaaacgGCTACCGAAAATAATCGTCTCAGAAATCTCATAACATCCGCTAAGAAACTTAGCTCTTTCAAAGAAAAAAGCTTTGCACGCCACTGTTTGTCCATTACGGCTCAAAACGAGGGCCTGAAGGTAGTCATAGAGAAGAACACAGAGTGAAACATCGACTTACATAAACAATTCTACAACGAACTACATTAAACCGAACGTAAAGGAACGCAAAGGCAACGGAAATGAACTGGTAATTCCAACCGAGCACTAGCAAAGAGGAGAGGACATTTCATGGTAGATTGGTAGTGAGTGATGTGCGCTAGTAGTTTCTAAATGCCCAACAATATTCAAACATCAATTTCCGACCCGAACCACTCGGCACACTTACTTTTTATCTCTCACACAAAGCAGTGATCGATCATGAGTTTCATCTTCACTGTCGGAAAGATGCCTTGCACTAGCGTGTAGAAGTAGCAGTGTAACGGCCATTGggggattgttttttgtttattgtattgaaggaaagaaaggaaaatacaACCATATTATAAAGCATAATAAGCTGGCCTTTCTTGAAGTAAGGGAAATAAAGATACGGTACAACTAACGAAAAGAAGGGCGTTGGATCGAAACCACTATTGGAAAATGGTGTACCAAAGTGACATTACATGCGCCGCATAACGATTCCCGATGAAAAAtcccacaaaaccaacaaaacaaacacacatacacgcgcacacacatagtaGCAAGTACCAGTGTCGTTTATACACTATCTTGGACGTGAGCAatacaaaagcaaaacagcgTTCCGATGTTCAAAAGCACTAGAaccctttaaaaaaaactataccAGAGGGACGTTCATTTACGGACGTCTCATGGACGGAAGGaatcgaaaacataaacatcacCGGTAGGTTGTTGGTGATGGGGTTTTGGGGCTGTTGTAAATGTTACATTCACGGCTGATGTGGAGCTTACGTGAACGCAAAAAGCATacggtggggggggaggtcaATGTCGAatgattgttttgctgtttggaATAGAGTTGTACGTGGACACTTACGATGCGATGTTGTCTTCCTTGGCATTCTGATTCCGTATTGGAGCTATCGACGGTGTGGATATGCTTTTCTGGAGTGGTATTCGTGGTACCACTGGTACAAGATTACGCTTCGCTACAACTTTCTCGAAATCACGCTgcaacaaaagcgaaacgtTCCAAGATTACTCAAAATCCGGAAGAACAagaaccaccgccagcatTGCTACTTACGGCCAGTTCTGCTTCGTTCAGTGAATGCGTCGATATTCCTCCGGTGCTGTTTCTGCTGGTCCGATTATGCAACCGTTCGGCGGCACGTAAGGATTCCTGTTCTTCGCTATCCAAGCTCGACAAACTAACGCTACCAAGAGAACACGATGTTACTCCGTTTATCGGTTAGCATTGATTGGCCAGCAGGCCCGCACTTTGCTCACCTTTTATGTGATGACTTTGTGCACTCGGTCAGATCCTCGATGGCGGTCCAGGATTTTCGCCTGTCGTTGTTCAAGCCATAGAGAACATGGTGATGTGGCCATACGTTGATCGGATTGGAAATCGTCAGGTCGGGAAGTGAAGGGCAGGAGGAAAACAGTTTGGATGAAGATACCTGTAAACAAGCAAAAAACCGTACAGGTAAACCATTTGTACGCCAAAATGTTAACGACCACAGCGCCGTGTTGAAACATACCGTCGACCCTGCGATTCCAGTGATGGCTGTATTCTGTAGGGCAGAATTTTTCATGTGAGCAACACTTTCCCGAAGACATTGTAGTTGGCTTAGGGTATCCTCTGGCgataagagaaagaaaacatcaGCATTATTGACCCTTTTTGATTGCAGATCTCAGTGCACCGTGAGCACAAACCGCAAGACTTACCTAGAAAGTTAAACTTTGCGCCAGGACTGTGCGGAGTAACGCTGATGATAGGCACCATGTTACTGTGATTATTTGTACCTGTTGTGTCACTATTGCTACCGTTATGGCCAGCGGAAGCAATGTCGTTACCGTAGTCCCCTTTGAATCCTTGAGCGATTTCTATTTCCTGCGACCTAGCCGAAGACTCCTTGCATTTCAAACTGGTCGATTGATCCTCGCACAGATAATCAATAACCAGATCTgcatcgttttcgtcgtctGCAAAGAGGAGAAAATAAGTTTACACCAAGAACCACGGCAGTGTGAGCTTAGTTACTTTGCTACGTTCTAAAGCAACCACACAGCCCCGGAGCAATCGCAGCAACTAAATTGCTTGGTAAGTACGGCCCAGCGCAAGTATGAATAAGGATTAGTCGTCATTACCCCACATCCAACAGTATCCAGCGTGTTATGTTTCCTCAGCCAGGAACGGCCGAAACAAGAGAGCAGTAGTTAGTAGTACAACTAGGAGTAGCCTACAGGGATCCGAGCAACAGATCGACGGTTTTACCTGATGACAACAGTAAAAGCTCTTCCGATGGTACCTCGTTGTGCGTACCACCGTCCATCATGATTGCAAAATGCAAGAGCCCCGAACTATGCCAGCCTTTTCCCACCTACGCCTTTCGcgtgtaaaaaaatatttggaggctcttgctgctgtttgtcgcCCTGCCACCCTCGGTCAGAATAATTCAAGAAAACGGGGACGCATACACGTTTCACGGTGAAGGAAGCGATGTGGTTTCTTCAGCGATTCCAGAATGAAGATGGAATGGGAAAATATTTGCACAGTTCTAGCAGAACCACGGAAAAAAACATCAGCTCCCGGGGGCGCAGAACGGAACGAGCCTTTCCAGCGGGACGAGGCCACcgaaaacacagaaacaatgaacgaacacacacacacgacaCGCAAAGCTACCAGTTACATACGTTGTAATTACATATTAACAGCAAATCACAAATCTTTTGTGCTCGATTAACTAACTCGGtatttcttcactttcttcttcacctttctTCACTTCTAGCTCGGGCACAGATCGATCCGCTGCAAGGTGCATCAACTAACCAGGTGTAGGTCTTTCGTTGCCACACCGAAGTTTATTGTTGACAATCAGAGTCAGTATTGCTGTTTAGCGGGCGGGGTTCGCTACTTCCAACCATGactcgtagtagtagtagtagtactaaTCGACTACTACTTGAGCCTGTGTGCATATCGAGAATTGTTTGAGAATCTTTGCGTAATCTAACCCCGGAAATTTCTCAAAGTATCTTTCTGGCGTTCGAAAGAATCCTTCAATTGGTTCGTTTATTTTGCAgtatgctgttgttgttgcattcACTTGGAGTGTTAAGGCAAGACAACAAGTTAAAAAGACTTTgaagagaaaacgaagaagtagaattcatgaaaaatccAGTGCATCACGCCCGAGCACCTGTTTTACATGCGAAGCAAGTGCAGCCAAGCAGAAGGAACACAATCCTCTCGAAACAGATTGCAATCTGTTGGCTGCAGCCCAGAGAGGTTCTGAATGTTTGAATGTATGTTCAACGCATGGTCGATGCATGCTTTTGAAACAGTAATGTCAGGATAGGTCACCTGTTATCAGCTGCACGTCTCGCTGCTTCCAAAATAATCTAGCTGAGCTCGCCCCGGAGCGATCATCGCGTACACGGACACGGCCAGTGACGTTACCTTTTTGATGCCCCGCCGGTATCTGTTGAACACTTTTTCAGCATATGATCCTCGCctgaaaaaacaaataatcagcagcaggctcTACAGTCGTAGTAAATACCTCGGACAGTTCGAACCGACTCCCGGTATCAACGGAACGGTGTAGCGAGTTTTCGGTTGCTCCCAACGATGAACAGCTTTTCTCAAGGCTAGTTGAACCGATGTTCCAATTCAGTGCAGTTACCACTTCCGTGTAGCGTTGTGCGAGAGCAAATCCTTTACTGTGATATCTGTATCTAGTGCTCTTCTAACCCAACATGTCGTCAGTAATGGGAACCTCGACGAAAGCACAGCGCAAACAGCCGAAAATGCTGTTGCGAAGCACATCATTTCAAAAGTTGTGCTCCATTCCGTACAATTTTAAACTAGAAGGTAAGCGAGACAGCAGTGAGCTGGTTCTACCCTGCTTAATCCTTGCATAAggtacattaaaaaaaagggtatgAAACGAATTCTCTCTTGCAGTAGTGCGAACCTACCAGGAGCACATCAAAACGGTCATAAGGTTTCTCAAGATTGTAACTCGTGCATATATGGTGTCCATCTGCTTAAGGCTACTATCAACCATTATCACCGTTACGAAAGTGGTTAAGATCCGGAATCTACTGATGGTATGATAGTGAAACTGTTCAGTTTGAACGCTTCTCGATACTTCTAGAGCAGCAAgtaatgttttatttgtgtttttgcttcctttttttattgcagaAGAGGCGCCCCGCACCAATCACACATGAATCGAAGCCAACTCAAATGAATCCCTCCCCTGCAGTACGTGCCAAATCGTTCAGCCGCTTTCCTGGTTCACGGGTTGCAACATCGGGATTGCTGGAATTGTACCTTGCCACAGCCCAACTGATATTAACGTATTCCTGCATCTTGTACATTGGATTTCAAATCTCGTTcctgttttacattttatggTGGTCCTCAAGTGTCCCCTCCGGGCTAATTTTCCTCGTGCTCGGGCTCTCTTACATGGGCTTTATCCTTGGCAAGGTAAAATGCGTAAATCCCCGTGCGACCAGGGCTCCGGTCCTGTCGTTTCGATGTACACTAAAGTCATACTATTGGtattgattcctttttttattcatttaaatACAGATTGCGCTCAATGGAAAGTTCTGCTTAGCGTAACCGGACCGTTACGTTCGAAGAATTGAAGAGATGTTTCGGTGTAGCTCTATATAtttcccccaccccaccacaCAGCTGAGCAGAAAGGACCTGGCAAATAACCGGCGGCTGGTAACGCGATTGCCATCCGCATCGTTTTCGCGGCGATAAACTTCTTTCACCtatacacacccacacacgtaCACTTGTGCTGTCAATCAAATCGTGCATAAGGATCTATAGCGCGCATTGATTCTCCTGATAGTAAGATTTGCAAGCATGCGGCCAGCGgcaaacaccaaccaccaacgccTGACACTCTCACATGGTAGTAAAACTGTGTGTAAATGAGCTGATAGCTAAAACGGAATTGAGTAAATAAAGTCCGAGTACCTAGCGGACAAGAAATGCGACTAGAATctattgttgtttttgctgcttttgtcgttgttgttgcgctgcgctgtccGTGTGTGGGACatatcctttttggggacgaAACTTGGGCGCACTCTCTTGGCTCTCGCGCTTTCAGGACCAAAACAAACTCGCGCCGCTTTTCAGGACCTCCGTTCTCTCGGGAGAGCAATATGAAATGACTTTTCCGAAGCCGCATTTAAATACCTTATTTTCAGTTTATGCAGACACTCCGGCTATCGTACACGCGTGTTCGGTCACACGGTTAGCCGCATCGCGGTAGTAGCAgtacagcagtagcagcagcagcagcagcagcagcaccccgccgtggccgtgtatatcgcaccgcaccgaaccgaaaggatTACACTCCTCGAAAGGTTGCCAAGTTTCTAAGGCTTCTCGGCACGGCAAATCTGTGCCCTTGTGCTCGGGTACACGCCAAGCAGCAGTTTTAAAAATCACGCAGTGATCACGCCCGTATCACGGGCTTgtgtggtgcaaaaaaaaagttgcaaaACCCTTTGCCAAACTGTGTGTTCGTGAACAGCCAGCCGGCATATTCTCATTCCGGTATCAACTGGCTCatgttttaccatttttttttatcgataaaGTGTTTTGCAGTCCCAAAGGGAAAAGGTTTCGTCTGTTAGTGCCCCCGTGAGCCCCCCGGGAGTTAAGTTGAGGAAAAAGTTTATACCTTAGCATTAGAACAAAGGCGGAACACACCTTCGGGTTCGTACTTGTGTAAGACAACCGCATAGCAAAAGCGCACGGTGCAGAGGTCCAGCAGTGGGGTCACCGGGGTGGAGTGGAGGAGCGGGTAGGGCTACATAAGGCCTCGCCGATCCGATACGCTGCGTGTAGCAGGAGCCAAAAATATCAATGACGTCACCCATAGTGTGAAAACTGTTTGCACTAAAGTCCTGCCGGTGGAAAAGGGGGTCTAGGATTTTCGCGAGCATCGCACCCGCTGCAGCAGTAGGATGGACGTGCGAGAAGCGAGGTCTGGTCCCGATTATCCTGGAACGGATACACCGTGCATGAAAGATTTCTTGGCAGTGGCACAAAACATAGCAACCTTCGGACCCCCCGCGACGGGTCGAACCcgtgagagtgtgtgtggtttATGATTAGTCGACGATAGAGAGCGAGTGtaga
Proteins encoded in this region:
- the LOC126575107 gene encoding uncharacterized protein LOC126575107 isoform X1, whose translation is MSSVMGTSTKAQRKQPKMLLRSTSFQKLCSIPYNFKLEVVRTYQEHIKTVIRFLKIVTRAYMVSICLRLLSTIITVTKVVKIRNLLMKRRPAPITHESKPTQMNPSPAVRAKSFSRFPGSRVATSGLLELYLATAQLILTYSCILYIGFQISFLFYILWWSSSVPSGLIFLVLGLSYMGFILGKIALNGKFCLA
- the LOC126575107 gene encoding uncharacterized protein LOC126575107 isoform X2; this translates as MSSVMGTSTKAQRKQPKMLLRSTSFQKLCSIPYNFKLEVRTYQEHIKTVIRFLKIVTRAYMVSICLRLLSTIITVTKVVKIRNLLMKRRPAPITHESKPTQMNPSPAVRAKSFSRFPGSRVATSGLLELYLATAQLILTYSCILYIGFQISFLFYILWWSSSVPSGLIFLVLGLSYMGFILGKIALNGKFCLA